Proteins encoded in a region of the Suricata suricatta isolate VVHF042 chromosome 10, meerkat_22Aug2017_6uvM2_HiC, whole genome shotgun sequence genome:
- the MYF5 gene encoding myogenic factor 5: MEMMDGCQFSPSEYFYDGSCIPSPEGEFGDEFEPQGAAFGAHKPELQGSDEDEHVRAPTGHHQAGHCLMWACKACKRKSTTMDRRKAATMRERRRLKKVNQAFETLKRCTTTNPNQRLPKVEILRNAIRYIESLQELLREQVENYYSLPGQSCSEPTSPTSNCSDGMPECNSPVWSRKSSSFDSIYCPDVPNVYATEKSTLSSLDCLSSIVDRIANSEQPGLPLQDPASLSPVASTDSQPATPGASSSRLIYHVL, translated from the exons ATGGAAATGATGGATGGCTGCCAGTTCTCACCTTCTGAGTACTTCTATGACGGCTCCTGCATCCCGTCTCCCGAGGGCGAGTTCGGGGATGAGTTTGAGCCACAAGGGGCTGCCTTCGGAGCGCATAAACCAGAACTGCAAGGCTCAGACGAGGACGAGCACGTGCGAGCACCTACAGGCCACCACCAGGCCGGCCACTGCCTCATGTGGGCTTGCAAAGCATGCAAGAGAAAGTCTACCACCATGGATCGGCGGAAGGCTGCCACCATGCGCGAGAGGAGACGCCTGAAGAAGGTCAACCAGGCTTTCGAGACGCTTAAGAGGTGCACCACGACCAACCCCAACCAGAGGCTGCCCAAGGTGGAGATCCTCAGGAATGCCATCCGCTACATCGAGAGCCTGCAGGAGCTGCTGAGGGAGCAGGTGGAGAACTACTACAGCCTGCCCGGTCAGAGTTGCTCTGAGCCGACCAGCCCCACCTCCAATTGCTCCGATGGCATG CCCGAGTGTAACAGCCCTGTCTGGTCCAGAAAGAGCAGCAGTTTTGACAGCATCTATTGTCCTGATGTACCAAATG TATACGCCACAGAGAAAAGCACCTTATCCAGCTTGGATTGTTTGTCCAGCATAGTGGATCGAATTGCCAACTCAGAGCAACCTGGACTGCCTCTCCAGGacccagcctctctctccccagttgCCAGCACGGATTCACAGCCTGCAACTCCAGGGGCCTCTAGTTCCAGGCTCATCTATCATGTGCTATGA